The following coding sequences lie in one Candidatus Nitrospira allomarina genomic window:
- the hemE gene encoding uroporphyrinogen decarboxylase, whose amino-acid sequence MNDRFLKACLRQPVDRTPVWFMRQAGRYMEEYQAIRRKHSILEVCKTPALAAEVTLQPINRFDLDAAIIFADILLPLQAMGLNLEFVEGKGPVIDNPIRGEMGIVDLRPVDGEAFAYAGEAIRQALQALDNRVPLLGFAGAPFTLASYAIEGGSSRDYARTKHLMFSQPTVWHQLMSKLSVVVVEYLRVQSRAGAQAIQLFDSWVGCLSPGDYEEYVLPHVQNIFSALRVEGIPLIYFGTGTTGLLSLMRKAGSDVMGVDWRVRLDEAWGTIGFDVSIQGNLDPLVLFAPEKEIERRVKDIMQQAGGRPGHIFNLGHGILPNTPLHSVEFAIECVRRFSTASSRE is encoded by the coding sequence ATGAATGATCGATTTTTAAAAGCCTGCTTGCGTCAACCCGTAGACCGAACCCCTGTCTGGTTTATGCGGCAAGCGGGTCGATACATGGAAGAGTACCAGGCTATCCGACGCAAGCATTCTATTTTGGAAGTATGCAAAACGCCGGCGTTAGCTGCCGAGGTCACGCTTCAACCTATTAATCGCTTTGATCTGGATGCAGCGATCATTTTTGCGGATATTCTATTGCCCCTCCAAGCCATGGGATTAAACCTGGAATTTGTTGAGGGGAAAGGTCCGGTCATTGATAACCCGATACGAGGTGAGATGGGAATAGTGGATCTGCGTCCGGTCGATGGCGAGGCCTTTGCCTATGCCGGAGAAGCCATTCGCCAGGCACTTCAGGCCCTCGATAATCGAGTTCCGTTACTGGGATTTGCCGGAGCGCCGTTTACATTAGCCAGTTATGCGATTGAAGGCGGAAGCTCGCGTGACTATGCCCGAACCAAGCACTTAATGTTCTCGCAGCCGACCGTGTGGCATCAATTGATGTCCAAACTGTCCGTGGTTGTTGTGGAGTATTTACGAGTACAAAGTCGAGCAGGGGCACAAGCCATTCAACTCTTTGACAGTTGGGTCGGGTGTTTAAGTCCTGGCGATTATGAAGAATACGTCCTTCCTCATGTGCAAAATATTTTCTCCGCCTTACGGGTTGAGGGGATTCCCCTCATCTATTTTGGAACGGGGACGACCGGCCTTCTCTCGCTGATGCGAAAGGCGGGAAGCGACGTGATGGGTGTCGATTGGCGGGTTCGTTTGGATGAAGCATGGGGCACTATCGGGTTTGATGTGAGCATTCAAGGCAATCTGGATCCCCTGGTTCTGTTCGCCCCAGAAAAAGAAATCGAGCGCCGGGTGAAGGATATTATGCAGCAAGCCGGCGGCAGGCCCGGTCACATTTTCAACTTGGGTCACGGAATTCTTCCCAATACCCCTTTACACAGCGTTGAATTTGCCATTGAATGTGTTCGCCGGTTTTCAACGGCTTCCTCACGTGAATGA